A stretch of the Diadema setosum chromosome 16, eeDiaSeto1, whole genome shotgun sequence genome encodes the following:
- the LOC140239946 gene encoding glycine amidinotransferase, mitochondrial-like, translating to MIGVRLLIRGGYRGREAVRLFSRSFQTTYSVMTSSEQQVADRTVPVMESAEPEMNDSMQFAKKAAKSATKSPVWSHNEWDPLEEVIVGRVEGATVPPFSTEVKTNTSYEHWEFFSKHGGQSFPLEHLKVAEKEIEEFVNVLEHEGITVRRPDICNHQEEYITPDFRSTGMYAAMPRDILMVLGDEIIECPMAWRSRFFEYRAYRSLVMEYFRQGAKWTTPPKPMMSDELYDQEYPMATGICVDRRQVVAEGRYVTTEYEPCFDAADFTRAGRDIFVQRSQVTNMFGIEWMKRHLGDRYRLHVLSFDDPNPMHIDASFNVIGPGLVVCNPERPCHQIDTFKKAGWEIVQAPKPVMPESHPLWMSSKWLSMNILMLDPKRVVVDRNEVPTIKMFESLGIECVKVSLKYANSLGGGFHCWTCDIRRRGSLESYL from the exons ATGATCGGAGTCAGACTATTAATTCGAGGTGGATACAGGGGACGAGAAGCTGTTC GTTTGTTCTCAAGGAGTTTTCAAACCACGTACAGTGTAATGACGTCTTCAGAGCAGCAAGTTGCTGATCGTACCGTACCCGTAATGGAATCGGCTGAGCCGGAGATGAACGATTCTATGCAGTTTGCGAAAAAAGCGGCAAAGTCAGCGACGAAGAGCCCAGTGTGGTCTCACAACGAGTGGGACCCGCTGGAAGAGGTGATCGTTGGCCGAGTCGAAGGGGCAACGGTGCCGCCATTTTCTACCGAGGTCAAA ACAAATACGAGCTACGAGCATTGGGAATTTTTCAGTAAACATGGCGGACAGTCTTTCCCGCTGGAGCACTTGAAGGTTGCCGAGAAGGAAATCGAAGAGTTCGTCAACGTTCTGGAACATGAGGGCATCACAGTTCGTCGTCCCGATATCTGCAACCACCAAGAGGAATACATCACTCCTGACTTTCGTTCTACAG GAATGTACGCCGCGATGCCACGTGACATCCTAATGGTGCTCGGCGATGAGATCATCGAATGCCCCATGGCGTGGCGATCGCGCTTCTTTGAGTACCGGGCCTACAGGTCACTGGTGATGGAATACTTCAGACAGGGTGCCAAGTGGACGACCCCGCCAAAGCCGATGATGAGCGACGAGTTGTACGACCAG GAGTACCCCATGGCCACGGGCATCTGTGTAGATCGCCGTCAAGTTGTGGCCGAAGGTCGATACGTTACAACCGAGTACGAGCCTTGTTTTGACGCCGCTGACTTCACGAGAGCCGGACGGGACATTTTCGTCCAAAGGAGCCAG GTCACGAATATGTTTGGTATCGAGTGGATGAAACGGCACCTGGGCGACCGCTACCGCCTCCATGTTCTCTCCTTCGACGACCCCAACCCGATGCACATCGACGCCAGCTTCAACGTCATCGGGCCTGGTCTGGTGGTGTGCAATCCCGAAAGACCCTGCCACCAGATCGACACGTTCAAGAAGGCTGGCTGGGAGATAGTTCAGGCGCCAAAACCTGTCATGCCAGAGT CTCACCCTCTATGGATGTCGTCCAAGTGGCTATCGATGAATATCCTGATGCTGGACCCCAAGCGCGTGGTCGTCGACCGCAACGAGGTCCCCACCATCAAAATGTTTGAGTCCCTGGGCATCGAGTGCGTCAAGGTCTCCCTCAAGTACGCCAATTCTCTCGGGGGCGGCTTCCACTGCTGGACCTGTGACATCCGTCGCAGAGGGTCACTTGAGTCCTATCTGTAG